A part of Marinomonas rhizomae genomic DNA contains:
- a CDS encoding response regulator has translation MNELRPFSRSFAVFDDQQCLLDWTPGFAEEFADAAPILTKGISAKEIYDACLLPERALDLSWAGRDENIKPLEYINNRQTVLVEQEVSASGNIVRLAQSTSIASQVHPSMHDSNDELLRSAALQVSISVLKQREEENSRLSAQAQAAARTSKVKSEFLANMSHEIRTPMNGILGMATQLSHTPLTDSQQEMLDIITSSGQSLLVIINDILNLSKIEADKIELESRPVVLSKLLKDLELLFKGLAVSKGVNLSTKNQLEMEDIVFTGDETRIKQVLINLLGNAIKFTDQGEVILAAEVSKGPKESISVMFSVTDTGMGIEQEYVEKLFDAFSQADTSITRKFGGTGLGLTIASKLLTLMGSELKVESEVAKGSTFFFAIETSACEAEKQIIPIQESDNASGQVDCSQLSVLIAEDNKTNQIVLNGFLKRLGVVTITIAQDGEEAITLCKAGHFDLIFMDMQMPVKDGLQATVEIKQMAAYREVPIIALTANVLEEDKKRCLDVGMCDFISKPINLALLESALNTWSQKTISEF, from the coding sequence ATGAATGAGTTGCGACCCTTCAGTCGTAGTTTTGCCGTGTTTGATGATCAGCAGTGTTTGTTAGACTGGACGCCGGGCTTCGCCGAAGAGTTTGCTGATGCTGCGCCAATTTTGACAAAAGGCATCAGTGCCAAAGAAATTTACGATGCCTGTTTACTGCCAGAGAGAGCGCTAGACTTGTCATGGGCAGGCCGTGACGAAAACATAAAACCTTTAGAGTATATCAATAATCGGCAAACTGTTTTGGTGGAGCAAGAAGTCAGTGCTTCCGGCAACATTGTTCGTCTGGCGCAAAGCACGAGCATTGCGTCTCAAGTGCACCCTTCCATGCATGATAGTAATGATGAGTTACTTCGTTCCGCTGCGCTTCAAGTCTCTATTTCTGTCCTTAAACAACGTGAGGAAGAAAACTCACGGTTAAGCGCGCAGGCTCAAGCGGCTGCACGCACATCTAAAGTGAAATCTGAATTCTTAGCGAATATGAGCCATGAAATACGTACGCCAATGAACGGTATATTAGGCATGGCAACACAATTATCGCATACACCTTTGACCGACTCACAACAGGAAATGCTCGATATTATTACTTCGTCTGGGCAGAGCTTATTAGTAATAATTAATGACATTCTCAACTTGAGTAAAATCGAAGCCGATAAAATTGAGCTAGAAAGTCGCCCTGTCGTGTTGAGTAAGTTGTTAAAAGATCTTGAGCTGCTATTTAAAGGGCTAGCTGTGTCTAAAGGCGTTAACTTATCGACTAAGAATCAGCTTGAAATGGAAGATATTGTCTTCACCGGTGATGAGACAAGAATCAAGCAAGTACTTATTAATCTGCTCGGTAACGCGATCAAGTTCACCGATCAAGGCGAAGTTATCTTGGCTGCGGAGGTCTCTAAGGGACCAAAAGAAAGTATAAGTGTGATGTTCAGTGTGACTGATACAGGAATGGGCATCGAGCAAGAATATGTCGAAAAGCTGTTTGACGCATTTTCACAAGCAGACACTTCTATTACGAGAAAATTTGGTGGAACAGGGCTGGGGCTGACCATCGCCAGCAAGTTACTCACACTAATGGGATCTGAACTCAAAGTAGAGAGTGAAGTCGCAAAAGGGTCGACGTTCTTTTTTGCCATTGAGACGAGTGCATGCGAAGCCGAAAAGCAGATTATCCCCATACAAGAAAGCGACAATGCGTCAGGACAGGTTGATTGTTCGCAATTATCGGTACTGATCGCCGAGGATAATAAAACCAATCAAATTGTGCTTAACGGATTTCTTAAGCGGTTGGGCGTTGTCACAATCACCATCGCTCAAGATGGTGAAGAAGCCATTACTTTATGCAAAGCTGGGCACTTTGACCTCATCTTTATGGATATGCAAATGCCCGTTAAAGATGGGCTTCAAGCCACCGTTGAGATCAAACAGATGGCAGCCTATCGTGAGGTTCCCATCATCGCGCTCACTGCAAACGTATTGGAAGAAGACAAAAAACGCTGCTTAGACGTAGGCATGTGTGATTTTATTAGTAAGCCGATCAATTTAGCACTACTAGAAAGTGCCCTTAACACATGGTCTCAAAAAACAATTAGTGAGTTTTGA
- a CDS encoding histidine-type phosphatase yields the protein MNRYSLIASATIALLSASSSLAQSVEYQYSSKATYVPKQDLNSYEAVPNGYEIAYTQLVERHGARALSSPKYDILTKQVWTLAKQRGQLTELGEKLGPITDQVTAANKTLGYGLLTKIGEEEPSGIATRMAERLSPLMRNTSQQPVCIQVQTSGKARANQTAHFFMQSLAKDVNYVSDDAAQCYQTQTQANKIDKKMVNKYELYSHKTNPAKNANYQEYKGNYEAYKAFKKSDKLEAAFDELARLPQTKLLAREMLERIYSKEFVDFLEHQISDDKNCDVAAGDCFKTNTRKPDETEDDWKYVQNEVDAASKLYNMFIIAPGMLREAQAQGGEWDLKQFITPEESAWFAYQSDAEDFYEKGPSFADGHGVTYNIAKPLLKDMFNEMDAVANDRQAVKHVAKLRFAHAEQIMPLAALLHVEGSQKSAAPDELYSQANNAWRGGWVTPYSANIQWDLFKSKKPNSATLVKMLYNEKEIGFKDDCNVFPGTQYFYSLNELERCYRDELSLH from the coding sequence ATGAATCGTTATTCTCTCATCGCCTCAGCAACTATCGCCTTGTTGAGTGCGTCTAGTAGCCTCGCTCAGTCTGTTGAATATCAATACAGCAGCAAGGCAACTTATGTACCTAAACAAGATTTAAACAGCTACGAAGCCGTACCTAATGGTTATGAAATTGCTTATACGCAATTGGTTGAACGCCATGGAGCACGCGCATTATCAAGTCCTAAATACGATATATTGACTAAGCAAGTATGGACGTTGGCGAAACAACGCGGTCAATTAACAGAGCTAGGTGAAAAACTTGGGCCGATCACAGATCAAGTAACCGCCGCAAACAAAACTCTAGGCTACGGCTTACTCACAAAAATTGGTGAAGAAGAGCCTTCAGGTATTGCTACACGCATGGCTGAGCGTTTGTCACCGCTCATGCGGAATACATCCCAACAGCCAGTCTGCATCCAAGTGCAAACATCAGGTAAAGCGCGGGCCAATCAAACAGCCCATTTCTTCATGCAGTCGCTTGCAAAAGACGTTAATTATGTAAGTGATGATGCGGCGCAGTGTTATCAAACCCAAACACAAGCCAATAAAATTGATAAGAAAATGGTCAATAAATACGAGCTTTACTCCCACAAAACCAATCCAGCGAAAAACGCTAATTATCAAGAGTACAAAGGCAATTATGAAGCGTATAAAGCGTTTAAAAAATCAGACAAGCTAGAAGCGGCCTTTGATGAACTAGCAAGACTGCCGCAAACCAAATTATTGGCTCGTGAGATGCTAGAACGCATTTATAGCAAGGAGTTTGTCGACTTCCTTGAGCACCAAATTTCTGATGACAAAAACTGCGATGTGGCGGCTGGAGATTGCTTTAAAACCAATACTCGTAAACCAGATGAAACAGAAGACGATTGGAAGTACGTGCAAAACGAAGTCGATGCGGCATCCAAGCTTTACAACATGTTTATTATCGCGCCTGGGATGTTGCGAGAGGCCCAAGCACAAGGTGGTGAATGGGATCTGAAACAGTTTATTACGCCAGAAGAGTCCGCTTGGTTCGCTTACCAGTCTGATGCGGAAGATTTCTATGAAAAAGGGCCAAGCTTTGCGGATGGCCATGGCGTGACTTATAACATTGCGAAGCCCCTGCTAAAAGACATGTTCAATGAAATGGACGCCGTTGCGAACGACCGCCAAGCGGTTAAGCATGTCGCCAAACTTCGTTTTGCCCACGCGGAGCAAATTATGCCCTTGGCGGCGCTTCTGCATGTCGAAGGCAGCCAGAAATCCGCGGCCCCTGATGAACTTTATAGCCAAGCAAATAATGCATGGCGTGGCGGTTGGGTCACGCCTTACTCTGCGAACATTCAATGGGATCTGTTTAAAAGCAAAAAACCGAATAGTGCCACTTTGGTGAAGATGCTCTACAACGAAAAAGAAATCGGCTTTAAAGACGATTGTAACGTCTTTCCAGGCACTCAGTATTTCTACAGTTTAAACGAACTAGAACGTTGTTACCGCGATGAATTAAGCCTTCACTAG
- a CDS encoding porin: MKQTILVTAMLSSLTTTSVMAATIVDQDGFKYKLNGDIQIQLQKDNGEDKNLYVNFDSLKLDNKISYQLTKDLSAFGRIKFDFDDAANDDEDQNSAALKDAYVGFAYRDTALSVGKQDYATDEFGVAEDYEMDSDDVAFDETGGDDVILVNFDLDKVNLMLSTELRAEGEDSEDEQSFDAFASFNVSDVEFAVAYQNREVAIHGDKMDSYGVSAKYDAGFATFAADYSEAKDTLKVYNLVTMFDVADSTTMVLGYVNNKPESDEEVREWYTNVTYAFPEFKDVKVFAELSNTNKEGAEMAYVAGTEIEF, from the coding sequence ATGAAACAGACAATTCTAGTAACCGCGATGCTTTCTTCTCTCACGACCACTTCCGTTATGGCGGCCACCATTGTTGATCAAGACGGCTTTAAATATAAACTGAATGGTGACATCCAAATCCAATTGCAAAAAGACAATGGTGAAGATAAAAATCTCTACGTGAATTTTGATTCTTTGAAACTTGATAACAAAATTTCTTATCAACTCACCAAGGACCTGAGTGCTTTTGGTCGAATTAAGTTTGATTTTGATGACGCGGCTAACGATGACGAAGATCAAAATAGCGCGGCACTTAAAGACGCTTATGTCGGTTTTGCTTACCGTGATACTGCGCTGTCGGTTGGTAAGCAAGATTACGCCACGGATGAGTTTGGTGTGGCGGAGGACTATGAGATGGACTCGGACGATGTGGCTTTTGATGAAACGGGTGGCGACGACGTTATCTTAGTAAACTTCGACCTAGACAAAGTTAACCTTATGCTTTCGACGGAATTACGAGCAGAAGGTGAAGACAGTGAAGACGAGCAGTCATTTGATGCGTTTGCATCATTTAATGTTTCAGACGTGGAATTCGCCGTCGCTTATCAAAATCGTGAAGTGGCAATTCATGGCGATAAGATGGACTCGTATGGTGTGAGTGCCAAATACGATGCCGGCTTTGCGACCTTCGCAGCAGACTACTCGGAAGCGAAAGACACGTTAAAAGTCTATAACCTAGTGACCATGTTTGACGTAGCCGACTCGACCACCATGGTGCTTGGTTATGTGAATAATAAGCCTGAATCGGATGAAGAAGTTCGTGAGTGGTATACCAACGTGACGTATGCGTTTCCTGAATTTAAAGACGTAAAAGTCTTTGCAGAGCTTTCTAACACCAACAAAGAAGGCGCGGAAATGGCCTACGTTGCAGGCACAGAAATCGAATTTTAA
- a CDS encoding cobalamin-independent methionine synthase II family protein, with protein sequence MMLLPTEAIGSIPRSPELMRAQRQFDEGKIDSAAMEACYEEAIEQTIRAFEATGSPILSDGEQRKTHNFVTYSVEGAKNLAPDGLEIPFKDGHVRRLPRLTAGPFHFLLNAYKTFSVAKRFTALPLKQSIISISALSLLYPAESLPEYSREDFLNDLVDEQEREIRGCFEAGAYKVQIDFTEGRLAVKLDPSGGLLNAFIELNNRVLVRFSEEERALIGIHTCPGADHDSTHSADVDYAELLPSLFELKAGNFYIAMAGEDNPERALKIVARYLKPNQRAFIGVIDVIDPNIETPEEVCQRVLLAARYIPLGQLGTTDDCGFSPFCDDVSTTRETAFAKIRARVLGTAMAAEQLTNKQGMLHE encoded by the coding sequence ATGATGTTATTACCTACTGAAGCAATCGGAAGCATCCCTAGATCACCGGAGTTAATGCGGGCGCAACGGCAATTTGATGAAGGCAAGATAGATTCAGCGGCAATGGAAGCATGCTATGAGGAGGCGATTGAGCAGACCATTCGTGCATTCGAAGCGACTGGGTCGCCGATTTTAAGTGACGGAGAACAGCGAAAGACTCACAACTTCGTAACTTACTCCGTTGAAGGCGCTAAGAATCTCGCCCCAGATGGTCTCGAAATCCCCTTTAAAGATGGGCATGTGCGGCGCTTACCTCGGCTTACAGCTGGCCCATTCCACTTTTTGCTTAATGCCTACAAAACATTCAGCGTAGCCAAGCGTTTCACCGCACTTCCACTCAAGCAATCTATTATTTCTATCTCTGCTTTAAGCTTATTGTACCCAGCAGAAAGCTTGCCGGAATACAGCCGAGAAGACTTTTTAAATGACCTAGTCGATGAGCAGGAAAGAGAAATTCGTGGTTGTTTTGAGGCTGGCGCTTATAAAGTTCAAATTGATTTTACCGAAGGGCGTTTGGCCGTCAAGCTCGATCCAAGTGGTGGTTTATTAAACGCTTTTATAGAGCTTAATAATCGAGTGCTAGTGCGCTTTAGTGAAGAGGAACGGGCTCTAATTGGCATTCATACTTGCCCCGGTGCAGATCACGATTCGACCCACAGCGCGGATGTGGATTACGCTGAACTGCTGCCTAGTCTATTTGAGCTGAAAGCGGGCAACTTTTACATTGCCATGGCGGGGGAAGACAATCCAGAGCGGGCCTTAAAGATAGTGGCACGTTATTTAAAACCAAATCAACGAGCTTTTATCGGTGTGATCGATGTCATTGACCCTAACATTGAAACACCTGAAGAAGTCTGCCAACGAGTGTTACTCGCTGCTCGCTATATACCTTTAGGGCAACTGGGGACTACGGACGACTGTGGCTTTTCCCCTTTTTGTGATGATGTATCAACCACTCGCGAAACAGCGTTTGCTAAGATTCGTGCACGCGTGTTGGGAACCGCTATGGCTGCGGAACAATTAACAAACAAGCAAGGAATGCTGCATGAATGA
- a CDS encoding DUF6624 domain-containing protein, translating to MKTLPNNPSIEYLHRAARALRSKHRAGDPSVVELISHFDTSFQNLQSEQVLAQPFSILDAQRVTARQHGFASWRRLKLFIQKSTQPSADYDPALAEQLTRRNAMRIAMMRRYSPKKAGWFDNLDDFNEESIEMLEAIYDKYGWLGPQIVGREGMEACYWLGINCLKNSQFQYRSAELMRKALPLGECYGGYYAVSIDRWLSLSYKPSIFGAFNDFNERSDRVEYSDNVVDPKNLDKRRAQVGLINLNKANKEWADMIRQRKAYRYTQDEWQALKRKWALEGGYIAA from the coding sequence ATGAAAACCTTGCCAAATAACCCCAGCATTGAATATCTACATCGTGCCGCACGTGCTTTGCGATCTAAACATCGCGCAGGCGATCCAAGTGTCGTAGAGCTGATCAGTCATTTCGATACTTCTTTTCAAAATTTGCAATCTGAGCAAGTCTTAGCGCAACCTTTTTCTATTCTAGATGCGCAGAGAGTCACTGCTCGACAGCATGGCTTTGCCAGTTGGCGCCGCTTGAAGTTATTCATTCAAAAATCCACTCAACCAAGTGCCGACTATGACCCAGCACTCGCGGAGCAGTTAACACGACGCAATGCTATGCGTATCGCTATGATGCGCCGTTATTCACCTAAAAAAGCTGGCTGGTTCGACAACTTAGATGATTTTAATGAAGAGTCCATCGAGATGCTCGAAGCGATCTATGACAAATACGGATGGCTCGGCCCTCAAATCGTTGGACGAGAAGGGATGGAGGCGTGTTACTGGTTGGGGATTAACTGCTTAAAGAACAGTCAATTTCAATATCGAAGTGCTGAATTAATGCGTAAGGCTTTGCCTTTAGGCGAGTGCTATGGAGGATATTACGCAGTCTCGATTGATCGTTGGTTATCCCTCTCGTATAAACCATCCATCTTTGGCGCATTCAATGACTTCAATGAGCGCAGTGATCGAGTGGAATACAGCGACAATGTCGTTGATCCAAAGAACCTTGATAAGAGACGCGCGCAAGTAGGTTTGATAAATTTAAACAAAGCCAATAAAGAGTGGGCTGATATGATTCGTCAGCGTAAAGCTTATCGATACACCCAAGATGAGTGGCAGGCACTAAAACGTAAATGGGCATTAGAAGGCGGCTACATTGCTGCATAG